The DNA window TAAGAGGTAATCTAAACACCCTTTATCGCTTCAGCAGCCCCAGTCCGACAGGAAATACAATATAAGCGGCACCGGCTACAATGTATATCCATACCAGCAGCCTGAAGGCAATATTGCGCGGGGCTTTGCGTGTGAGCCAAACAGCACCAAGGCAAAGGGGTTGTAAAAAGAGATTAAGCCAGAACGCAACAGCCATTCCGGTACTTGTTTGCCCCGGAGTATGCGTTTCGGCATTGAGCATAAAGAGGAAGAAAATCAAACCTGCCAGACCAGCGATTAATGCTGTGTTGAGCAGTCTTGATTTAGAATTTGGAAATGCCTGACGCATAAAACGAATTTATACAAAAACTCACTTCACTGCCCGAACATTTTGTACAAATGCATGTGCGGCATAGTTTTCGCGTATTTTTACCCTATGAATAAAAAATCGTTTTCCCTTGCGGCCTGCCTGTTGCTGGCTGTTTTTATTCTTCAAAGCAATAAATGCGAGAAAAAAGACGCCACACAGCAAACTGCATCGGCCGATATGGACCGGGTGCGCGACTCGATGCTGAAAGCAGATTCGCTGAGGGCAGCCTATGAAGCAGCTAAACGCGATTCGGTGCGTATAGCCGACGCGCAAGCATATAAGGCCTTGCAAGAGGATTCGACTCTTAAAGCCGACAGTGCCGCTGCCGCACAAATGCATCAGCACCGTCCGCACCCGCCGGCTTTACCGGTGGCGCCTGCTTATAAG is part of the Bacteroidota bacterium genome and encodes:
- a CDS encoding energy transducer TonB, coding for MNKKSFSLAACLLLAVFILQSNKCEKKDATQQTASADMDRVRDSMLKADSLRAAYEAAKRDSVRIADAQAYKALQEDSTLKADSAAAAQMHQHRPHPPALPVAPAYKEGRAALDKFLTDNTRYPEQAKKNNITGFVVVSFLVKTDGTLTDFRILKSLGYGCDEEALRVAKLMPPWNPGRKDGKTVAMEMNVTVKFGTK